Proteins encoded within one genomic window of Couchioplanes caeruleus:
- the aceA gene encoding isocitrate lyase has protein sequence MTDQLTDVRGGTAADLTRAWAGDPRWLGIKRDYTAQDVVRLRGSLQERHTLAERGAQKLWDLLHSEDYINALGALTGGQAVQMVRAGLKAIYLSGWQVAADANLSGHTYPDQSLYPANSVPAVVRRINNALLRTDQIEVAAGRHEKDWFAPIVADAEAGFGGPLNAFELMKAMIAAGAAGVHWEDQLASEKKCGHLGGKVLIPTQQHIRTLNAARLAADVAGVPTLVIARTDALAADLLTTDVDDRDKPFLTGERTAEGFFRVRPGEDAAIARGVAYADYADLLWVETGKPDLEFAKRFAEAVHAKHPGKMLAYNCSPSFNWKRNLDDSTIARFQKELGAMGYKFQFVTLAGFHALNHSMFELAKGYSTTGMSAYVKLQEAEFAAETDGYTATKHQAEVGTGYFDAVSTALNPESSTTALSGSTEEEQF, from the coding sequence ATGACTGATCAGCTGACCGACGTCAGGGGCGGTACCGCCGCGGACCTCACTCGGGCTTGGGCCGGCGATCCCCGATGGCTCGGCATCAAGCGCGACTACACCGCGCAGGACGTCGTGCGTCTTCGTGGCAGCCTCCAGGAACGGCACACTCTCGCCGAGCGCGGCGCCCAGAAGCTCTGGGACCTGCTGCACTCCGAGGACTACATCAACGCGCTCGGCGCCCTCACCGGCGGCCAGGCCGTGCAGATGGTCCGGGCCGGCCTGAAGGCGATCTACCTTTCCGGTTGGCAGGTGGCGGCCGACGCGAACCTCTCCGGCCACACCTACCCGGACCAGAGCCTCTACCCGGCCAACTCGGTGCCGGCCGTGGTGCGCCGGATCAACAACGCGCTGCTGCGCACCGACCAGATCGAGGTGGCCGCGGGCCGCCACGAGAAGGACTGGTTCGCGCCGATCGTGGCCGACGCGGAGGCCGGCTTCGGTGGCCCGCTCAACGCGTTCGAGCTGATGAAGGCGATGATCGCCGCCGGCGCCGCGGGCGTGCACTGGGAGGACCAGCTCGCCTCCGAGAAGAAGTGCGGCCACCTGGGTGGCAAGGTGCTCATCCCGACCCAGCAGCACATCCGTACGCTGAACGCGGCCCGCCTCGCGGCCGACGTTGCCGGCGTCCCCACCCTGGTCATCGCCCGCACCGACGCGCTCGCCGCGGACCTGCTGACCACCGATGTGGACGACCGTGACAAGCCGTTCCTGACCGGTGAGCGCACCGCGGAGGGCTTCTTCCGGGTCCGTCCGGGCGAGGACGCCGCGATCGCCCGTGGCGTCGCGTACGCCGACTACGCCGACCTGCTCTGGGTCGAGACCGGCAAGCCGGACCTCGAGTTCGCCAAGCGGTTCGCCGAGGCCGTGCACGCCAAGCACCCGGGCAAGATGCTGGCGTACAACTGCTCGCCGTCGTTCAACTGGAAGCGCAACCTGGACGACTCCACGATCGCCCGGTTCCAGAAGGAGCTCGGCGCGATGGGCTACAAGTTCCAGTTCGTCACGCTGGCCGGCTTCCACGCCCTGAACCACTCGATGTTCGAGCTGGCGAAGGGCTACTCGACCACCGGCATGAGCGCGTACGTGAAGCTGCAGGAGGCCGAGTTCGCGGCCGAGACCGACGGCTACACCGCGACCAAGCACCAGGCCGAGGTCGGCACCGGCTACTTCGACGCGGTGTCGACCGCGCTGAACCCGGAGAGCTCCACCACCGCGCTGTCCGGCTCCACCGAGGAAGAGCAGTTCTGA
- the aceB gene encoding malate synthase A has protein sequence MGTEEVTICGESGGRYAEILTPEAIDFVVALDREFGARRVQLLERRRRRRATRTTELDFLPSTEHIRRDDSWTVAPPAEDLTDRRVEITGPPERKMTINALNSGAKVWMADFEDATAPTWENVILGQLNLRDALDGKLDFTAPDGKEYRIGATMPTIMVRPRGWHLPECHLRIGGRAVSASLFDFGMYLFHCGRRQLERDSGPYFYLPKLESHLEARLWNDVFVFAQDLLGIPRGTIRATVLIETITAAFEMEEILYELREHSAGLNAGRWDYLFSMIKNRPDVVLPERSQVTMTAPFMRAYTELLVQTCHKRGAHAIGGMAAVVPSRDPVAAKRALNQVRQDKRREVGDGFDGSWVAHPGLVETCKEVFDQWLGFEPNQLVRRRDDVRVTAKELLDVRATAVTVTEVALRNNVSVALRYTAAWLGGRGAVALGGLMEDAATAEICRAQLWQWISHGTPTDYGVPVTAGLVTRMLREELDVLAETGALDEDAARRFGQARTLLTVLLTERTCPEFLTLPAYLRHMTGDKPTPAPAMSV, from the coding sequence ATGGGCACCGAAGAGGTCACCATCTGTGGCGAAAGCGGGGGCCGGTACGCCGAGATCCTGACGCCCGAGGCGATCGACTTCGTCGTGGCGCTGGATCGCGAGTTCGGCGCCCGCCGGGTGCAGTTGCTGGAGCGCCGGCGTCGCCGGCGCGCCACCCGCACCACCGAGCTGGACTTCCTGCCGTCGACCGAGCACATCCGCAGGGATGACTCGTGGACGGTGGCGCCGCCGGCCGAGGACCTGACGGACCGGCGGGTGGAGATCACCGGTCCGCCCGAGCGCAAGATGACCATCAATGCGCTCAACTCCGGTGCCAAGGTGTGGATGGCGGACTTCGAGGACGCCACCGCGCCGACCTGGGAGAACGTCATCCTCGGTCAGCTCAATCTGCGCGATGCGCTGGACGGCAAGCTCGACTTCACCGCGCCGGACGGCAAGGAGTACCGGATCGGCGCCACGATGCCGACCATCATGGTCCGGCCCCGGGGCTGGCACCTGCCCGAGTGCCACCTGCGCATCGGCGGGCGGGCGGTGTCGGCGTCGCTGTTCGACTTCGGCATGTACCTGTTCCACTGCGGACGGCGTCAGCTCGAACGTGACAGCGGGCCGTACTTCTACCTGCCGAAGCTCGAGAGCCACCTCGAGGCTCGGCTGTGGAACGACGTCTTCGTCTTCGCGCAGGATCTGCTCGGCATCCCCCGGGGCACGATCCGCGCGACGGTGCTGATCGAGACGATCACCGCGGCCTTCGAGATGGAAGAGATCCTGTACGAGCTGCGCGAGCACTCGGCCGGCCTGAACGCGGGCCGGTGGGACTACCTCTTCAGCATGATCAAGAACCGGCCGGACGTGGTGCTTCCGGAGCGCTCGCAGGTCACGATGACCGCGCCGTTCATGCGGGCGTACACGGAACTGCTGGTCCAGACGTGCCACAAGCGTGGCGCCCACGCGATCGGCGGCATGGCCGCCGTCGTGCCCAGCCGCGACCCGGTCGCGGCCAAGCGGGCGCTCAACCAGGTGCGTCAGGACAAGCGCCGCGAGGTCGGCGACGGCTTCGACGGCTCGTGGGTGGCCCACCCCGGTCTGGTCGAGACCTGCAAGGAGGTCTTCGACCAGTGGCTCGGCTTCGAGCCGAACCAGCTCGTGCGTCGCCGCGACGACGTGCGGGTGACCGCCAAGGAGTTGCTCGACGTGCGGGCCACGGCGGTCACGGTCACCGAGGTGGCGCTGCGCAACAACGTCAGCGTCGCCCTGCGCTACACGGCCGCCTGGCTCGGCGGGCGGGGCGCGGTGGCACTCGGCGGGCTGATGGAGGACGCGGCGACCGCGGAGATCTGCCGGGCCCAGCTCTGGCAGTGGATCTCTCACGGCACCCCGACCGACTACGGTGTGCCGGTCACGGCCGGACTGGTGACCCGGATGCTGCGCGAGGAACTGGACGTCCTCGCGGAGACGGGCGCTCTCGACGAGGACGCCGCCCGGCGCTTCGGGCAGGCCCGCACCCTGCTCACCGTGTTGCTCACGGAGCGGACCTGTCCGGAGTTCCTCACTCTGCCCGCGTACCTGCGGCACATGACCGGGGACAAGCCCACGCCGGCCCCTGCCATGAGCGTCTGA
- a CDS encoding mannitol dehydrogenase family protein, with translation MLPLTARNLSSLPADLPVPSYDRAALRTGIVHFGVGGFHRAHEAMYLDRLMSAGTALDWAICGVGVMPFDERMRDALVAQDGLYTLVVKAPDGILEPRVIGSIKEYLYAPDDPEAVVEKMADPDVRIVSLTVTEGGYNIDAVTGEFLADDPGVQHDLVPGVRPRTTFGLITEALARRRARGVAPFTIMSCDNIQGNGHAARRSFVAFARLRDPELGAWVQEHVAFPNSMVDRITPVTTAEDREEVRRRFGVDDAWPVVCEPFTQWALEDAFPLGRPPFEDAGVQVVADVEPYELMKLRLLNASHQALCYFGYLCGYRLVHEVAQDPLFAGFLLAYMDREATPTLAPVPGIDLDRYQRQLIERFSNAQVKDTVARLCAESSDRIPKWLLPVIRHNLRTGGEILRATAVVASWARYAEGVDEKGQPIEVVDRLRDCLVPRARRQHDEPLAFVENRELFGDLVDDERFVATYRTVLASLHTKGARATLEDLTV, from the coding sequence ATGTTGCCGCTCACTGCCCGGAACCTGTCATCCCTGCCGGCGGATCTGCCCGTCCCGTCCTACGACCGCGCCGCGCTGCGGACCGGGATCGTGCACTTCGGCGTCGGCGGTTTCCACCGGGCCCACGAGGCGATGTATCTCGATCGGCTGATGTCCGCCGGCACGGCCCTGGACTGGGCGATCTGCGGCGTGGGCGTCATGCCGTTCGACGAGCGGATGCGCGACGCGCTCGTCGCGCAGGACGGCCTCTACACCCTCGTCGTCAAGGCGCCGGACGGCATCCTCGAGCCGCGCGTCATCGGCTCCATCAAGGAGTATCTGTACGCGCCCGACGACCCGGAGGCCGTCGTCGAGAAGATGGCCGACCCGGACGTGCGCATCGTCTCGCTGACCGTCACCGAGGGCGGCTACAACATCGACGCGGTCACCGGCGAGTTCCTCGCGGACGATCCCGGCGTGCAGCACGACCTGGTTCCCGGCGTCCGGCCCCGGACGACCTTCGGGCTGATCACCGAGGCATTGGCCCGGCGCCGGGCGCGCGGTGTCGCCCCGTTCACGATCATGAGCTGCGACAACATCCAGGGCAACGGCCACGCCGCCCGGCGCAGCTTCGTCGCGTTCGCCAGGCTGCGCGACCCCGAGCTGGGCGCGTGGGTGCAGGAGCACGTGGCGTTCCCCAACAGCATGGTGGACCGCATCACCCCGGTGACCACCGCCGAGGACCGTGAGGAGGTCCGCCGGCGGTTCGGTGTGGACGATGCGTGGCCGGTGGTCTGCGAGCCTTTCACCCAGTGGGCGCTCGAGGACGCGTTCCCGCTGGGGCGCCCGCCCTTCGAGGACGCCGGAGTGCAGGTGGTGGCCGATGTGGAGCCGTACGAGCTGATGAAGCTGCGCCTGCTCAACGCGAGCCACCAGGCGCTGTGCTACTTCGGCTACCTCTGCGGCTACCGGCTGGTGCACGAGGTGGCACAGGATCCGCTGTTCGCCGGCTTCCTGCTCGCGTACATGGACCGCGAGGCCACGCCGACCCTGGCGCCGGTGCCCGGCATCGACCTGGACAGGTACCAGCGCCAGCTCATCGAGCGTTTCTCCAATGCCCAGGTGAAGGACACCGTGGCGCGGCTGTGCGCGGAGAGCTCCGACCGCATTCCCAAGTGGTTGCTGCCGGTGATCCGCCACAATCTGCGCACCGGCGGCGAGATCCTGCGCGCGACCGCGGTGGTGGCCTCCTGGGCGCGCTACGCCGAGGGCGTCGACGAGAAGGGGCAGCCGATCGAGGTGGTGGACCGGCTGCGCGACTGCCTGGTGCCGCGCGCCCGGCGACAGCACGACGAGCCGCTCGCCTTCGTCGAGAACCGTGAGCTGTTCGGCGACCTCGTGGACGACGAGCGGTTCGTCGCGACCTACCGGACCGTCCTGGCCTCCCTGCACACCAAGGGTGCCCGCGCCACGCTGGAGGATCTGACCGTCTGA
- a CDS encoding DUF2267 domain-containing protein: MHRDDLVSHVRARARLHGRNEARRVIRAVLQACRQFVPDRTFQQVNAQLPADVAAPGREHGDEQPSVDGDACRTLIRSVARRLHVDEPNAAFLSRVVFEQLNNYCRGVTPASIAPSLPAEVRPLLAARSDDPARRYRLLLPTLGSAGAVLGGRAAPQGAALTAAVPPPRPSRPDRPAAKNRD, encoded by the coding sequence ATGCATCGCGACGACCTGGTGTCTCACGTACGAGCCCGTGCTCGCCTGCACGGGCGCAACGAGGCGCGGCGCGTCATCCGAGCCGTGCTGCAAGCGTGCCGACAGTTCGTTCCGGACCGGACATTCCAGCAGGTCAATGCCCAGCTTCCCGCCGATGTCGCCGCGCCGGGGAGGGAACACGGCGACGAGCAGCCGAGCGTCGACGGCGACGCGTGCCGCACGCTGATCCGCTCCGTGGCGCGGCGACTGCACGTCGACGAGCCGAACGCCGCGTTCCTGTCCCGGGTCGTCTTCGAACAGCTCAACAACTACTGCCGCGGGGTCACACCCGCGTCGATCGCTCCGTCCCTGCCGGCCGAGGTGCGCCCCCTGCTGGCGGCACGCTCGGACGACCCCGCCCGGCGGTACCGGCTCCTGCTTCCCACACTGGGCTCGGCCGGCGCGGTGCTGGGCGGTCGTGCCGCTCCGCAGGGGGCCGCGCTGACCGCCGCCGTGCCGCCCCCGCGGCCGAGCCGGCCGGACCGCCCGGCCGCGAAGAACCGGGATTGA
- a CDS encoding lytic polysaccharide monooxygenase has protein sequence MRRRVALPILSIAAVGASLFVAVAPASAHGYVSSPPSRQANCASGAVANCGDIIYEPQSVEAPKGSMQCNGGGSRFAVLNDNSRNWPAASVGKTVTFNWVLTARHATHSWEYFIGGTRLAVFHDGGAQPGATKSHTVSMGGFNGRQTLLARWNINDTPMAFYSCVDLNIGGGGGQPPTTPPAPPTTPPAPPTTPPDGGTWQAGAAYAPGNTVTYGGAAYRCRQAHTALTGWEPPNVPALWERM, from the coding sequence ATGAGACGCAGAGTCGCCCTTCCCATCCTCAGCATCGCCGCCGTCGGCGCGTCGCTCTTCGTCGCCGTGGCCCCCGCCTCGGCACACGGGTACGTCTCGTCGCCACCCAGTCGGCAGGCGAACTGTGCCAGCGGTGCCGTCGCGAACTGCGGCGACATCATCTACGAGCCGCAGAGCGTGGAGGCGCCCAAGGGTTCGATGCAGTGCAACGGCGGCGGCAGTCGCTTCGCCGTCCTCAACGACAACAGCAGGAACTGGCCGGCCGCCTCCGTCGGCAAGACGGTGACCTTCAACTGGGTGCTCACCGCCCGGCACGCCACCCACTCGTGGGAGTACTTCATCGGCGGCACCCGGCTGGCCGTCTTCCACGACGGCGGCGCGCAGCCCGGCGCCACCAAGTCCCACACGGTCAGCATGGGTGGCTTCAACGGCCGCCAGACCCTGCTCGCCCGCTGGAACATCAACGACACCCCGATGGCCTTCTACTCCTGTGTCGACCTCAACATCGGCGGGGGTGGCGGTCAGCCGCCCACGACCCCACCGGCGCCGCCCACCACGCCGCCCGCCCCGCCGACGACGCCGCCGGACGGTGGCACCTGGCAGGCCGGGGCGGCGTACGCGCCCGGGAACACCGTCACCTACGGCGGGGCGGCGTACCGGTGCCGGCAGGCGCACACCGCGCTGACCGGCTGGGAACCGCCGAACGTCCCCGCCCTGTGGGAACGGATGTGA
- a CDS encoding DUF305 domain-containing protein, with amino-acid sequence MSWRRTVAAVLLAVVAGCGSEPAPAPAPAYGATDVMFLQMGLAYADQGDRVAGPTAQRAADPRLRSLAAEVRERCRAEARTMRDLLAGWRQPVSANPAADAHAGHGDLHSLRDSDIAELSLARGDDFDRTAVALLLGHLHRGVEVSRMESAGGRYPPARELAEEMTTTRRDWIRRLLALA; translated from the coding sequence GTGAGCTGGCGCCGGACCGTCGCGGCGGTCCTGCTGGCGGTCGTCGCCGGTTGCGGGTCCGAGCCCGCGCCGGCCCCGGCCCCGGCGTACGGCGCCACCGATGTGATGTTCCTGCAGATGGGCCTGGCGTACGCCGATCAGGGTGACCGGGTCGCCGGGCCCACCGCGCAGCGGGCGGCCGATCCGCGGCTGCGCTCGCTCGCGGCCGAGGTGCGCGAGCGGTGCCGGGCCGAGGCCCGGACCATGCGGGACCTGCTGGCCGGCTGGCGGCAACCGGTGTCCGCGAACCCCGCGGCGGACGCCCACGCGGGGCACGGCGACCTGCATTCCCTCCGGGACTCCGACATCGCCGAGCTGAGCCTGGCGCGCGGCGATGACTTCGACCGTACGGCGGTGGCCCTGCTCCTCGGTCATCTGCACCGCGGCGTCGAGGTGAGCCGCATGGAGTCGGCCGGCGGCCGGTATCCGCCCGCGCGGGAGCTCGCCGAGGAGATGACAACGACCCGCCGGGACTGGATCCGGCGCTTGCTGGCCCTGGCATAG
- a CDS encoding MarR family winged helix-turn-helix transcriptional regulator — translation MSAESRARWLSAEELECWLPVGGLLLRLPAALDAQMQRDSGLSHFEYLVLANLSEAPGRTRRMSALAALANGSLSRLSHVVKRLEGRGWVERAACPRDGRYTNAVLTEAGWEKVRSSAPGHVEAVRALVLDALTGPELAQLGEVARRVLARLEAAEPNQVAARPGPR, via the coding sequence GTGAGTGCCGAATCACGGGCCCGCTGGCTCAGCGCCGAGGAGCTGGAGTGCTGGCTGCCGGTCGGGGGCCTGCTCCTGCGGCTTCCCGCCGCGCTGGACGCCCAGATGCAGCGCGACTCGGGTCTGAGCCACTTCGAGTACCTGGTGCTGGCCAACCTCTCCGAGGCACCGGGCCGCACCCGCCGGATGAGCGCCCTCGCCGCGCTGGCCAACGGGTCGCTGTCGCGACTGTCCCATGTGGTCAAGCGCCTCGAGGGTCGCGGCTGGGTCGAGCGTGCCGCGTGCCCGCGGGACGGGCGCTACACCAACGCGGTCCTCACCGAGGCCGGCTGGGAGAAGGTGCGCAGCAGCGCCCCCGGCCACGTCGAGGCGGTGCGGGCGCTGGTCCTGGACGCCCTCACCGGCCCGGAGCTGGCCCAGCTCGGCGAGGTCGCCCGCCGGGTCCTGGCCCGCCTCGAGGCCGCCGAGCCGAATCAGGTCGCCGCCCGGCCGGGCCCACGCTAG
- a CDS encoding GNAT family N-acetyltransferase: MAHLITPTTRLHAQWLAARDEWGRGVHQDGSGLRPEDEVATAEGFAAFVGKLRRESDPAVPPVAGWVHCTYWWIVEDDEVLGAIALRHELNDILLDAGGHIGYGVRPGARRRGLASWALGQVLPYARDLGLDRVLLTCEVGNEASRRTIEGNGGECEDVRDTPLGRVRRYWISLAAARPSGEDHGV, translated from the coding sequence ATGGCGCACTTGATCACCCCGACCACCCGGCTGCACGCACAATGGCTCGCCGCGCGCGACGAGTGGGGACGCGGGGTGCATCAGGACGGCTCGGGGCTGCGCCCCGAGGACGAGGTGGCCACGGCCGAGGGTTTCGCCGCCTTCGTCGGCAAGCTGCGGCGCGAGTCGGATCCGGCGGTCCCGCCCGTGGCGGGCTGGGTGCACTGCACGTACTGGTGGATCGTCGAGGACGACGAGGTGCTGGGCGCGATCGCGTTGCGCCACGAGCTCAACGACATCCTGCTCGACGCGGGCGGTCACATCGGCTACGGCGTACGCCCCGGCGCCCGCCGCCGCGGCCTCGCCTCGTGGGCGCTGGGGCAGGTGCTGCCGTACGCGCGGGACCTCGGCCTGGACCGGGTGCTGCTGACCTGCGAGGTCGGGAACGAGGCCTCGCGCCGCACGATCGAAGGCAACGGCGGCGAGTGCGAGGACGTGCGCGACACCCCGCTCGGTCGGGTCCGGCGATACTGGATCAGCCTCGCCGCGGCCCGGCCGAGCGGTGAGGATCACGGCGTGTAG
- a CDS encoding PQQ-binding-like beta-propeller repeat protein, with protein sequence MQLKRCARLGLAAATAFLTLGALAAAAAPPENWTQDGYGPGHTFYNPSESVINSSTVAKLKTRWTVTPKAAVDSCPLNPVAPIVAGGRMYVLEPDGNGVGAYDTRTGKRLWAYFAGYLEATGLAVSGDTVVVTDIACYSNSNYDSNVIGLDAATGAERWSSLTAWTTDTVVADQGTVVVSGYCGTCDDADHGVEAFRISDGASLWSRPNAVLAGPVARNGRILLTHTRTHLTQAVSVQSGLDHWGTGLRYTARAADPARDQFYVSGPTGLRALAAGTGKTLWTVKNEAGELATDGRRVYVASAGRINAYDAKNGKPLWTRALRTPGHPVRAGGLLYATSGKSLMVLAPTSGKTVRTFGTATDHVVVAGGRLLVTNGRTVKAYTP encoded by the coding sequence ATGCAGCTCAAGCGATGCGCACGCCTCGGCCTGGCCGCGGCGACAGCGTTCCTGACCCTCGGTGCCCTCGCCGCCGCGGCGGCGCCGCCGGAGAACTGGACCCAGGACGGGTACGGCCCCGGCCACACCTTCTACAACCCGTCCGAGTCGGTGATCAACTCTTCCACTGTCGCCAAGCTCAAGACCCGCTGGACGGTGACCCCCAAGGCGGCCGTCGACAGCTGCCCGCTGAACCCGGTCGCCCCGATCGTCGCCGGCGGCCGGATGTACGTCCTGGAGCCGGACGGCAACGGCGTCGGCGCCTACGACACCAGGACCGGCAAGCGGCTGTGGGCGTACTTCGCCGGCTACCTGGAGGCCACCGGCCTCGCCGTGTCGGGCGACACCGTCGTCGTCACCGACATCGCCTGCTACTCGAACAGCAACTACGACAGCAACGTGATCGGCCTCGACGCGGCGACCGGCGCCGAGCGGTGGAGCAGCCTGACCGCGTGGACCACCGACACCGTGGTCGCCGACCAGGGCACGGTCGTCGTCTCCGGCTACTGCGGCACCTGCGACGACGCCGACCACGGCGTCGAGGCGTTCCGGATCTCCGACGGCGCGTCGCTGTGGAGCCGCCCGAACGCCGTGCTCGCCGGGCCGGTCGCCCGCAACGGCCGGATCCTGCTCACACACACCCGTACCCACCTCACCCAGGCGGTCTCCGTCCAGAGCGGCCTGGACCACTGGGGCACCGGCCTGCGGTACACGGCCCGCGCCGCCGACCCGGCTCGCGACCAGTTCTACGTCTCCGGCCCCACCGGCCTGCGCGCCCTGGCGGCCGGCACCGGCAAGACGCTGTGGACGGTGAAGAACGAGGCGGGCGAGCTCGCCACCGACGGGCGGCGCGTCTACGTGGCGTCGGCCGGGCGGATCAACGCGTACGACGCGAAGAACGGCAAGCCGCTGTGGACCCGAGCCCTCAGGACGCCCGGCCACCCGGTCCGTGCCGGCGGCCTGCTCTACGCCACCAGCGGCAAGTCGCTGATGGTGCTGGCGCCGACCAGCGGCAAGACGGTCCGTACGTTCGGCACGGCCACCGATCACGTGGTGGTCGCGGGCGGGCGGCTCCTCGTCACCAACGGGCGGACGGTGAAGGCCTACACGCCGTGA
- a CDS encoding response regulator, whose product MIRVMIADDQAMVRTGFGMIIGAQPDMELVGEAADGVEAVAMARKLKPDVALFDIRMPRMDGLEALRLLAGPGVADPMKVVVVTTFDLDEYVHQALRNGAAGFLLKDSGPALLVEAVRAAVSGDALISPSITVRLLEHLSPPAPSDDDGGLSPRELDVVKLAARGLTNAEIATELFISVGTVKTHLGSVQTKLNARNRVEIAAWAWERRLVG is encoded by the coding sequence GTGATCCGCGTGATGATCGCCGACGACCAGGCGATGGTACGCACCGGCTTCGGCATGATCATCGGTGCACAGCCCGACATGGAGCTGGTCGGCGAGGCGGCCGACGGCGTCGAGGCGGTCGCGATGGCGCGCAAGCTCAAACCGGACGTGGCGCTGTTCGACATCCGCATGCCGCGGATGGACGGGCTGGAGGCGCTGCGGCTGCTCGCCGGCCCGGGCGTCGCGGACCCCATGAAGGTGGTCGTCGTGACGACCTTCGACCTCGACGAGTACGTGCACCAGGCGCTGCGCAACGGCGCGGCGGGCTTCCTGCTCAAGGACTCCGGCCCGGCGCTGCTGGTGGAGGCGGTGCGCGCGGCCGTCTCCGGGGACGCCCTGATCAGCCCGTCGATCACCGTACGGCTGCTGGAGCATCTCTCCCCGCCCGCGCCGAGCGACGACGACGGCGGCCTGTCGCCGCGTGAGCTGGACGTGGTGAAACTCGCCGCACGCGGCCTGACCAACGCCGAGATCGCGACCGAGCTGTTCATCTCGGTCGGCACGGTGAAGACGCACCTCGGCAGCGTGCAGACCAAGCTCAACGCCCGCAACCGGGTGGAGATCGCCGCTTGGGCCTGGGAGCGTCGTCTGGTGGGCTGA
- a CDS encoding sensor histidine kinase: MLTQRALLFRLAQLGGLFLMACLGLFDLANGLSNSGDVVLLQVLSAIATAVVWLRRHRQGSTRLPKVAMALAGFSLLLTIAVGGADHGGSYGVAEAVGLLGVLFVVSRRGDPQWAIGAVLATGMALGFLPLRSGPDSGMVILGLAQGLAGTAVIGLGVYLRTLEATRVRAMDTVRAEQRAEFARDLHDFIAHHVTGIVVQAQGARFIAEQDPKRVLLALEQIEAAGAETMASMRRMVGVLRDPNAQPDAPLTPLAGVDELSPLLEQFTSSGGPLARLHLDGSTEGVPVEVSTSAYRVVMEALTNIRRHAQGARVADVWVRRTPDWLLVRVANDGLPPKAGTPREAPGYGLVGLQERVRAVGGRITAGPGIDGGWVVDAALPLDQEVTR, from the coding sequence ATGTTGACGCAACGCGCCCTGCTCTTCCGGCTGGCCCAGCTCGGTGGCCTCTTCCTGATGGCCTGCCTCGGCCTGTTCGACCTGGCCAACGGGCTGAGCAACAGCGGGGACGTCGTGCTCCTGCAGGTGCTGAGCGCGATCGCCACCGCGGTGGTCTGGCTGCGCCGGCACCGCCAGGGCTCGACGCGTCTGCCGAAAGTCGCAATGGCGCTCGCCGGCTTCTCGCTGCTGCTCACGATCGCCGTCGGAGGCGCGGACCACGGCGGCAGCTATGGCGTCGCCGAGGCGGTCGGGTTGCTCGGCGTGCTGTTCGTGGTCAGCCGGCGCGGCGACCCGCAGTGGGCCATCGGCGCGGTGCTGGCGACCGGAATGGCCCTCGGCTTCCTGCCGCTGCGCAGCGGCCCCGACTCCGGCATGGTCATCCTGGGCCTCGCCCAGGGCCTGGCCGGCACGGCCGTCATCGGCCTCGGCGTCTACCTGCGGACCCTCGAGGCGACCCGGGTGCGGGCGATGGACACGGTCCGCGCCGAGCAGCGCGCCGAGTTCGCCCGAGACCTGCACGACTTCATCGCCCATCACGTGACCGGCATCGTGGTGCAGGCGCAGGGTGCCCGCTTCATCGCCGAGCAGGACCCGAAGCGGGTGCTGCTCGCGCTGGAGCAGATCGAGGCCGCGGGCGCCGAGACGATGGCGTCGATGCGCCGCATGGTCGGCGTGCTGCGCGACCCGAACGCGCAGCCGGACGCCCCGCTGACGCCGCTGGCCGGGGTCGACGAGCTGAGCCCGCTGCTCGAGCAGTTCACCAGCTCGGGCGGCCCGCTCGCGCGACTGCATCTCGACGGCAGCACCGAGGGCGTCCCGGTCGAGGTCTCCACCTCCGCCTATCGGGTGGTGATGGAGGCGCTGACCAACATCCGTCGGCACGCGCAGGGTGCACGGGTCGCCGACGTGTGGGTGCGCCGCACGCCCGACTGGTTGCTGGTCCGGGTGGCGAACGACGGATTGCCACCCAAGGCCGGCACGCCGCGGGAGGCGCCAGGGTACGGTCTCGTGGGCCTGCAGGAGCGGGTCCGCGCGGTCGGCGGGCGCATCACCGCCGGGCCGGGCATCGACGGCGGCTGGGTGGTCGACGCGGCCCTGCCCTTGGACCAGGAGGTGACGCGGTGA